A genomic segment from Limosilactobacillus sp. encodes:
- a CDS encoding YslB family protein, with protein sequence MSQERYDQLLHSHQGLVNGTLRDVILPAILGKETDDMLYWIGKDLARQYPVATHDDLVILTHQLGLGDLTLQRHDKVSQVWRLAGPIVNERIQRDKEQTSFGLECGFLAQQTEFQLGTVAEARINDRHRDSVDIMVQNDPKTDADNERSELVTFIHVDAPGQTETEAEPKKRRPHLKKKKNAKK encoded by the coding sequence ATGAGTCAAGAACGCTATGATCAATTGCTGCACAGTCACCAGGGCCTGGTCAACGGGACCCTTCGCGACGTCATTCTGCCGGCCATCCTCGGCAAGGAGACTGACGACATGCTTTACTGGATTGGCAAGGACCTCGCCCGCCAGTATCCGGTGGCAACGCATGACGACCTGGTCATTTTGACTCACCAGTTGGGGCTGGGTGACCTGACCCTGCAGCGCCACGATAAGGTCAGCCAGGTATGGCGGCTAGCGGGGCCGATCGTAAACGAGCGGATCCAGCGTGACAAGGAGCAGACCTCCTTCGGCCTGGAGTGCGGCTTCCTGGCTCAGCAGACCGAGTTCCAGCTGGGAACGGTTGCCGAGGCGCGGATCAACGACCGGCACCGCGACAGTGTTGATATCATGGTCCAAAACGACCCGAAGACGGATGCCGACAACGAACGCAGCGAACTGGTCACCTTCATCCACGTCGACGCGCCGGGGCAAACGGAAACGGAAGCGGAGCCGAAAAAGCGACGCCCGCACTTAAAGAAAAAGAAGAACGCCAAAAAGTA
- the murI gene encoding glutamate racemase, translated as MDNRPIGLMDSGLGGLSVMRVLHKQLPTESLIFVGDQGHFPYGTKSQEELQRLVMNIGDFLLDHDVKMMIVACNTATAAALPLLQEKLPIPVIGVIEPGAQAAVAHHPQTVGVIGTESTIKKGAYDQALHRLDKRLTVYSHAAQPLVPIVEHGQTGTPAAQAAVARELAYFDTHPVQALILGCTHFPFLAPEIQQKMGQDVLLIDPAFETIKQAAATLTKQNLLADQETGTIKLYTTGDRADLVAGAQQWLAGQFDSCEHTDL; from the coding sequence ATGGATAATCGTCCGATTGGTTTAATGGATTCAGGACTTGGGGGCCTATCGGTAATGCGGGTGCTTCACAAGCAGCTGCCCACGGAGTCACTAATCTTCGTCGGCGACCAGGGTCACTTTCCCTACGGCACGAAGAGTCAGGAAGAATTGCAGCGCTTGGTGATGAATATCGGCGACTTCCTCCTGGACCACGACGTCAAGATGATGATCGTGGCTTGCAACACGGCCACGGCGGCCGCCCTGCCGCTCCTGCAGGAAAAGCTGCCGATTCCGGTAATCGGGGTGATCGAACCGGGCGCCCAGGCGGCGGTCGCCCACCATCCCCAAACCGTGGGGGTGATCGGCACCGAGTCGACGATCAAGAAGGGGGCCTATGATCAGGCCCTGCACCGGTTGGACAAGCGGCTGACGGTATACAGCCATGCCGCCCAACCACTCGTCCCAATTGTCGAGCACGGTCAGACGGGGACCCCGGCAGCCCAGGCGGCGGTCGCCCGCGAACTGGCCTACTTCGACACTCATCCGGTCCAGGCTCTGATTCTGGGCTGTACCCACTTCCCGTTTTTGGCGCCGGAGATCCAGCAGAAGATGGGCCAAGACGTGCTGCTGATTGATCCGGCCTTTGAAACCATCAAGCAGGCGGCTGCCACGCTGACCAAGCAGAATTTGCTGGCTGACCAGGAAACGGGCACGATTAAACTCTATACCACTGGTGACCGGGCCGACCTGGTCGCCGGGGCTCAGCAGTGGCTGGCGGGTCAGTTCGATAGTTGCGAACACACGGATTTATAA
- a CDS encoding XTP/dITP diphosphatase, producing MTTLVIATKNAGKAREYQKMLAPHGIEVKTLADFPPISINENGRSFEENATIKAQTVMKALNLPVMADDSGLVVDALNGEPGIHSARYAGDHDDAANNAKLLAALKDIPDEERTAHFHTTIVALKPDGAKLVANGRVDGQILRERRGENGFGYDPLFYLPSYEKTMAQLTADQKNAVSHRGRALREFMQDFPEWWRA from the coding sequence ATGACCACCTTAGTAATTGCCACCAAGAATGCCGGAAAGGCGCGCGAGTACCAGAAGATGCTGGCCCCGCACGGGATCGAGGTCAAGACGCTCGCGGATTTTCCGCCAATTTCGATCAACGAGAACGGGCGCAGCTTTGAAGAAAATGCGACCATCAAGGCCCAGACGGTGATGAAAGCCCTGAACCTGCCCGTGATGGCCGACGATTCCGGCCTGGTTGTCGATGCCTTAAACGGTGAGCCGGGGATTCACTCGGCTCGCTACGCCGGTGACCACGACGATGCCGCCAACAATGCCAAGCTCCTGGCCGCCCTAAAGGATATTCCGGATGAAGAGCGGACGGCTCACTTCCACACGACGATCGTGGCCCTCAAGCCGGACGGCGCCAAGCTGGTTGCCAACGGCCGGGTGGACGGTCAGATCCTGCGGGAACGCCGCGGGGAAAATGGCTTCGGCTACGACCCGCTTTTTTACCTCCCGTCTTATGAGAAGACGATGGCCCAGCTGACGGCGGACCAAAAGAACGCGGTCAGCCACCGCGGCCGGGCGCTGCGTGAATTCATGCAGGACTTTCCGGAATGGTGGCGAGCATAG
- a CDS encoding metallophosphoesterase family protein — protein MKALIISDNHREEDILTQIGQRWANQVDVMIHCGDSELAPTQPAMKQFDLAVAGNNDWGLDYPNDGLLIANGVRIFATHGHRYGVNSSLTRLMLKGEEERADIVCYGHTHQLAVTVEKGMLMINPGSISLPRGQFARIGGTFAVVDAQTNKFVVDYYDRQSQPVEQLHFEFKR, from the coding sequence GTGAAGGCCTTAATCATCAGTGATAACCATCGGGAAGAAGACATCCTGACGCAAATCGGTCAGCGCTGGGCCAACCAGGTCGACGTCATGATCCACTGTGGCGATTCGGAACTGGCACCCACGCAGCCGGCCATGAAGCAGTTTGACCTGGCGGTAGCGGGCAATAATGACTGGGGCCTGGACTATCCAAATGACGGCTTGCTGATCGCAAACGGGGTGCGAATTTTTGCCACCCACGGGCACCGTTACGGAGTCAACTCCTCCTTGACCCGTTTGATGCTCAAGGGAGAGGAAGAACGGGCGGACATCGTCTGTTACGGCCACACCCACCAGTTGGCGGTGACTGTTGAAAAGGGGATGTTGATGATCAACCCCGGCAGCATTTCTCTGCCGCGGGGACAGTTTGCCCGAATCGGTGGCACCTTCGCCGTGGTGGACGCGCAGACGAATAAGTTTGTCGTGGACTACTACGATCGCCAGTCGCAACCGGTCGAGCAACTGCACTTTGAATTCAAGAGATAA
- a CDS encoding Cof-type HAD-IIB family hydrolase: MGIKLLAIDIDGTLINDQLAITPKTVAALKSASAQGAKVVITTGRPLCGFQNYLDQLGVNHQDDQYVICYNGSLIQTTNGQVLRKESFDFNDYLDLELFARKHGVRICLSTPDCMYTANEDLSPVMIHESWKVHIPLKFRTMDELERLKDQLVVVKGMMLDSPTILDRIERELPEDFKDRFTILRSEVDYLEFISKQASKELALAHLTSALNLKPAEVMSFGNGLNDIGMIKYAGVGVAMGNSEQGLLDAADYITADNNHDGIAQAIEKFM; this comes from the coding sequence ATGGGAATTAAATTACTGGCAATCGACATCGATGGCACCCTGATAAACGACCAGTTGGCGATCACGCCGAAAACGGTTGCGGCACTGAAAAGCGCCAGTGCTCAAGGGGCCAAGGTCGTGATCACCACCGGCCGGCCCCTGTGCGGTTTCCAAAACTACCTCGACCAGCTGGGTGTCAACCACCAGGACGACCAGTACGTGATCTGTTACAACGGCTCGCTGATCCAAACCACCAACGGCCAGGTCCTCAGGAAGGAATCCTTTGATTTCAACGACTACCTGGACCTGGAGCTCTTCGCCCGCAAGCACGGCGTCCGGATCTGCCTGTCGACCCCGGACTGCATGTACACCGCCAATGAGGACCTCTCGCCCGTGATGATTCACGAGTCCTGGAAGGTCCACATCCCGCTGAAGTTCCGGACCATGGACGAACTGGAGCGTCTCAAGGATCAGTTGGTGGTCGTCAAGGGAATGATGCTGGATTCCCCGACGATTCTCGACCGAATCGAGCGGGAGCTGCCGGAAGACTTCAAGGACCGCTTCACGATTCTGCGCAGTGAGGTCGACTACCTGGAATTCATCTCCAAGCAGGCCTCCAAGGAGCTGGCACTGGCCCACCTCACCTCGGCCCTGAACCTCAAGCCGGCCGAGGTGATGAGCTTCGGCAACGGCTTAAACGACATTGGAATGATTAAGTACGCCGGCGTCGGGGTCGCCATGGGCAATTCGGAGCAGGGTCTGCTGGATGCGGCCGACTACATCACCGCGGACAACAACCACGACGGGATCGCCCAGGCAATCGAGAAGTTTATGTGA
- a CDS encoding MFS transporter: MFASIFAYSSYYIVRSNFTVASQYLTRYRDFTTNDIGLVLSALAISYGCAKFFMGLLADRLNPRYFVGVGLIISALFNLCFGFTANKWVMMALMIGVGVTQGIGAPCCQKMLAAWFDSQHLGLATSTWNISHNVGPGTTSLIVAATVAVFGASNLNSIFLIPSLVSIIMAIIVMCLGVEEPQVEGLPPVNKSKKKNIHHSSGWVAFRDNILHNKLVWIICIMNAFAYIIRYGIENWIPVYLSQARGFSSVLTNTGYSVFEYTAIPGTILLGYISDKYLKGRRMPIMVWTSIAIFVMVPIYALCKQVATVYIILALLGVCIFGQQVLMGIIIMDALPVESVASGSGLAGFFGYAFGQVMAASGIGYIVAKTNWYASFVIVEIAAVICIACFVYLNKVYKHKI; the protein is encoded by the coding sequence ATGTTTGCATCGATTTTTGCTTATTCTTCATACTACATTGTTCGGTCAAACTTTACCGTGGCCTCCCAGTACCTGACCCGTTACCGGGACTTTACAACTAATGACATCGGGCTGGTCTTATCGGCCCTGGCCATTTCCTACGGCTGTGCCAAGTTCTTCATGGGACTCTTGGCCGACCGGCTGAATCCCCGGTACTTTGTTGGGGTGGGGCTGATTATCTCGGCCCTCTTTAACCTCTGCTTTGGCTTTACCGCCAACAAGTGGGTCATGATGGCCCTGATGATTGGGGTCGGGGTGACCCAGGGGATCGGGGCGCCTTGTTGCCAGAAGATGCTGGCGGCCTGGTTTGACTCCCAGCACTTGGGGCTTGCAACCTCGACCTGGAACATTTCACACAACGTTGGGCCGGGGACCACGTCGCTGATCGTGGCGGCCACCGTGGCGGTCTTTGGGGCCAGCAACCTGAACAGCATTTTCCTGATCCCATCCTTGGTTTCAATCATCATGGCGATCATCGTGATGTGCCTCGGGGTGGAAGAGCCCCAGGTTGAGGGCCTGCCACCGGTTAACAAGTCCAAGAAGAAGAACATCCACCACAGTTCCGGCTGGGTGGCCTTCCGGGATAACATCCTGCACAACAAGCTGGTTTGGATTATCTGCATCATGAACGCCTTCGCCTACATCATTCGGTACGGGATTGAAAATTGGATTCCCGTCTACCTGTCCCAGGCACGGGGCTTCAGCAGCGTTTTGACCAACACCGGCTACTCGGTCTTCGAGTACACGGCGATCCCGGGGACGATCCTGCTCGGCTACATCTCCGATAAGTACCTGAAGGGTCGGCGGATGCCAATCATGGTCTGGACCTCGATTGCCATCTTCGTGATGGTTCCGATCTACGCGCTGTGCAAGCAGGTTGCGACCGTCTACATCATCCTGGCCCTGCTCGGTGTCTGCATCTTCGGCCAACAGGTCCTGATGGGGATCATCATCATGGACGCCCTGCCGGTAGAGAGTGTGGCCAGTGGGAGCGGCTTGGCCGGCTTCTTCGGCTATGCCTTCGGGCAGGTCATGGCGGCCTCCGGAATTGGTTACATCGTCGCCAAGACGAACTGGTACGCCAGCTTCGTCATCGTGGAGATTGCTGCCGTCATCTGCATTGCCTGCTTCGTTTACCTCAATAAAGTTTACAAGCACAAGATTTAA
- a CDS encoding HAD-IIB family hydrolase, whose amino-acid sequence MSIKLIATDMDGTFLRDDHSYNQHLFKRVFRQLQRRGIRFVAASGSSFPRLAREFAPYVDSMDFISQNGSVIHRGHEIVQAYPIQVTALQRVMHILDRFYGPEDINQLVVSGPTKSYVDQKMDEHNFNVIKIFYEDVTRVPDIRRVFSQFPDEQFTKISINFAPHIDLNKVAAVMDGYLPPSLIIENSGFNTDQIGNAKATKRNALARLQDRFGLLDDEIVTFGDNENDLGMLAMTSQSYAMQNANPVIKLQAGHVTALDNNHDGVLKTIEQLLKNSR is encoded by the coding sequence ATGAGCATTAAACTAATCGCCACCGACATGGATGGCACCTTTTTACGCGACGACCATTCCTATAATCAGCACCTCTTCAAGCGCGTCTTTCGCCAGCTGCAGCGTCGCGGAATCCGCTTCGTGGCGGCCAGTGGCTCCAGCTTTCCGCGCCTGGCCCGCGAGTTTGCCCCCTACGTCGATTCGATGGACTTCATCTCCCAAAACGGCTCAGTCATCCACCGGGGACACGAAATTGTCCAGGCCTACCCCATCCAGGTGACGGCCCTCCAACGGGTTATGCACATCCTGGACCGTTTCTACGGACCCGAAGACATCAACCAGCTGGTGGTCTCCGGGCCGACTAAGTCCTACGTCGACCAAAAGATGGACGAACACAATTTCAACGTCATTAAGATCTTCTACGAGGACGTCACCCGGGTGCCCGACATTCGCCGGGTCTTCAGCCAATTTCCGGATGAGCAGTTCACCAAGATTTCGATCAACTTTGCACCCCACATCGACCTCAACAAGGTGGCTGCGGTCATGGATGGCTACCTGCCGCCGTCTTTGATCATTGAAAATTCCGGCTTCAACACCGACCAGATCGGCAATGCCAAGGCCACCAAGCGCAACGCCCTCGCCCGTCTTCAGGACCGGTTTGGCCTGCTCGACGACGAGATCGTTACATTTGGCGATAATGAAAACGACCTCGGCATGCTGGCGATGACTTCCCAGAGCTACGCCATGCAAAACGCCAATCCGGTGATCAAGCTCCAGGCCGGTCACGTCACCGCACTCGACAACAATCACGACGGCGTCCTCAAGACGATCGAACAGCTTTTGAAAAACAGTCGCTAA
- a CDS encoding mechanosensitive ion channel family protein codes for MVIAASNAQLNKQIEQVRRAFTDLSWHQILQQFLNKLLLIVITALLFVLILWLGRLIINHLFQESNKYKFLKGSNRVATIRALTLNIYRYTCYFFFLYALLSEIGVPVGTLIAGAGIFSIALGLGAQGFVSDVVNGFFILLEQQLDVGDVVEVNQIKGTVTALGIRTTQITSADGTLNYIPNRNITVVRNFSRNNMVANVDIHIAPNAVLSEVRAVVEEVNKQLIAKTPELREDPVIVGPVTVGSQLVFRVTITVANGSQSRLSSQFLAAYLQALHAKNIPLSWEGTNHHEH; via the coding sequence ATGGTCATCGCGGCAAGCAATGCCCAACTCAACAAACAAATCGAACAGGTACGCCGGGCCTTTACCGACCTTTCCTGGCACCAGATCCTCCAGCAGTTCTTAAACAAGCTGCTGCTGATCGTCATCACCGCCCTGCTCTTCGTCCTCATCCTGTGGCTGGGGCGGCTGATCATCAACCACCTCTTTCAGGAATCGAATAAGTACAAATTCCTCAAGGGCAGCAACCGGGTCGCCACGATCCGCGCCCTGACCCTGAACATCTATCGCTACACTTGTTACTTCTTCTTCCTCTACGCCCTGCTTTCGGAAATCGGCGTTCCGGTTGGGACCCTGATCGCCGGGGCCGGAATCTTCAGCATCGCCCTCGGGCTGGGGGCCCAGGGCTTCGTCAGCGACGTGGTTAACGGCTTCTTCATCCTCCTAGAGCAGCAGCTGGACGTCGGGGACGTGGTCGAGGTCAACCAGATCAAGGGAACCGTCACCGCGCTGGGGATTCGGACAACCCAGATCACCAGTGCCGACGGGACCCTCAACTACATCCCCAACCGCAACATCACCGTTGTCCGCAACTTTTCACGCAACAACATGGTCGCTAACGTCGACATTCACATCGCACCCAACGCGGTCTTGTCCGAGGTCCGCGCCGTCGTCGAGGAGGTCAATAAGCAGCTGATCGCCAAGACGCCGGAGCTGCGGGAAGATCCGGTCATCGTCGGCCCGGTCACGGTCGGCAGCCAGCTGGTCTTTCGGGTGACGATCACCGTCGCCAACGGCAGCCAGTCGCGCCTGAGCAGCCAGTTTCTGGCCGCCTACCTGCAGGCCCTGCATGCCAAAAACATTCCACTATCCTGGGAGGGAACCAATCACCATGAGCATTAA
- a CDS encoding DUF948 domain-containing protein — translation MTYGQLAGLIAAIAFLILVVFACVVLNQVTKTMKETNKSITTLTRDVDNLSKEVEDVLSNTNALLTDINKKSSQLDPAVKAVADVSQSVIDINDHVHDLTAKVSAGREKSQFGLGLLKTAGKAAVVNSFTKLRKRRAERKGASDYE, via the coding sequence ATGACTTATGGACAATTAGCGGGCCTGATCGCGGCAATTGCCTTTTTGATTCTCGTTGTTTTTGCCTGCGTCGTACTGAATCAAGTAACCAAAACAATGAAGGAAACCAACAAGAGCATTACGACCCTGACCCGTGACGTAGATAACCTCAGCAAGGAAGTCGAGGACGTGCTCAGCAACACCAACGCGCTGTTGACTGACATTAATAAGAAGTCCAGCCAGCTCGATCCGGCCGTTAAGGCGGTCGCCGACGTCAGCCAAAGCGTGATCGACATTAACGACCACGTCCACGACCTGACGGCGAAGGTCAGCGCCGGGCGGGAGAAGAGTCAGTTCGGCCTGGGACTGTTGAAGACTGCCGGCAAGGCCGCGGTGGTCAATTCATTTACCAAGCTTAGAAAGCGGCGTGCAGAACGGAAAGGGGCAAGTGATTATGAGTAA
- the ccpA gene encoding catabolite control protein A, which yields MEKQSVTIYTVAREARVSMATVSRVVNGNPNVKPATRQKVLDVIKRLNYRPNAVARGLASKKTTTVGVIIPRVTNPYFADLALGIDDIATMYKYNIILTNSDNEDDRILTVVRNLLAKQVDGVIFMGYNLPDAVKDELKGSNTPVVVAGSVVEDPEIATVRIDYEEAAKEATAKLLESVHDHVAFVTGPLEYAINGTTRLAGYRAALKAAGVDYDKSLVFETDGSYQASYDQAKSLLDKGVKAAYVSDDTLAVGLLNALTDAGVKVPDDFAIISSNDTTYTKIARPTISSITQPLYDLGAVAMRLLTKLMDGEEARPEEKDVILEHGFAQRQSTKQ from the coding sequence ATGGAAAAGCAATCAGTAACAATTTACACCGTTGCGCGTGAAGCACGGGTCTCGATGGCAACCGTTTCCCGGGTTGTCAACGGCAATCCCAACGTCAAGCCGGCAACCCGGCAGAAGGTCTTAGACGTTATCAAGCGCCTCAACTACCGTCCAAACGCGGTTGCCCGGGGCCTGGCCTCCAAGAAGACGACCACGGTCGGCGTGATCATCCCGCGGGTCACCAACCCCTACTTTGCCGACCTGGCACTGGGGATTGACGACATCGCTACGATGTACAAGTACAACATCATCTTGACGAACTCGGACAACGAGGACGACCGCATCCTGACGGTGGTCCGCAACCTCCTGGCCAAGCAGGTCGACGGGGTCATCTTCATGGGCTACAACCTGCCGGATGCCGTTAAGGACGAGCTGAAGGGGAGCAACACCCCAGTGGTCGTTGCCGGTTCCGTCGTTGAGGATCCCGAGATCGCCACGGTCCGGATCGACTACGAGGAAGCAGCCAAGGAAGCTACGGCCAAGCTGCTGGAGAGCGTCCACGACCACGTTGCCTTTGTCACTGGTCCCCTGGAATACGCCATCAACGGGACCACTCGGCTGGCGGGCTACCGGGCGGCATTAAAGGCTGCCGGCGTGGACTACGACAAGTCACTGGTCTTTGAAACTGACGGCAGCTACCAGGCCAGTTATGACCAGGCCAAGTCGCTGCTCGACAAGGGTGTCAAGGCGGCCTACGTCAGCGACGATACCCTGGCGGTCGGCCTGCTGAACGCCTTAACTGATGCCGGTGTCAAGGTGCCGGACGACTTTGCGATCATTTCGTCCAACGACACCACCTACACCAAGATTGCCCGGCCAACGATTTCGTCCATTACCCAGCCACTCTACGACCTCGGTGCCGTGGCCATGCGGCTGCTGACCAAGCTGATGGACGGCGAAGAGGCTCGGCCGGAAGAAAAGGACGTCATCTTAGAGCACGGCTTTGCCCAGCGTCAATCCACGAAGCAATAA
- a CDS encoding YebC/PmpR family DNA-binding transcriptional regulator, which translates to MSGHSKWHNIQGRKNAQDAKRGKIFQKISRDLYQAAKAGDPDPANNAQLRLVIDKAHAANMPKKNIDRAIAKASGAGGAKFEEVTYEGYAPGGVAVMVMALTDNKNRTASAVRSAFSHSGGSLGASGSVSYMFDRKGLIEILRDGLDKSEDDMLMDALDAGADDMQATDEKFQIFTDPSSMTSVRDALQDKGYELDTAEVTMIPQNRTAVPADKAKQYRHLIDELTANDDVADIYETGILPDDADDDEE; encoded by the coding sequence ATGTCAGGACATTCAAAATGGCATAACATTCAAGGGCGGAAGAACGCCCAGGATGCTAAGCGTGGTAAGATTTTCCAAAAGATCTCACGTGATTTGTACCAAGCAGCTAAAGCAGGTGATCCTGATCCAGCGAACAACGCCCAATTACGTCTGGTAATTGACAAGGCGCACGCGGCGAACATGCCAAAGAAGAACATCGACCGTGCCATTGCTAAGGCTTCTGGTGCTGGCGGTGCCAAGTTCGAAGAAGTTACCTACGAAGGTTACGCACCAGGTGGTGTGGCCGTGATGGTCATGGCCCTGACTGATAACAAGAACCGGACCGCTTCTGCTGTTCGTTCTGCCTTCAGTCATTCCGGTGGTTCCCTGGGTGCCAGCGGTTCCGTTTCCTACATGTTTGATCGCAAGGGTCTGATCGAAATCCTGCGTGACGGTCTCGACAAGAGCGAAGACGACATGCTGATGGATGCGCTGGATGCCGGTGCCGATGATATGCAGGCCACCGACGAGAAGTTCCAGATCTTCACCGACCCAAGCAGCATGACGAGTGTTCGTGATGCACTGCAGGACAAGGGCTACGAGCTGGACACGGCTGAAGTTACCATGATCCCACAAAACCGGACCGCGGTTCCAGCCGACAAGGCTAAGCAATACCGTCACCTGATCGACGAATTGACTGCCAACGACGACGTTGCCGACATCTACGAAACCGGGATTCTGCCCGACGACGCTGATGACGACGAAGAATAA
- the comGA gene encoding competence type IV pilus ATPase ComGA, protein MENFEKELAVVINRRVADLYILPYKRYYRLLVADRGQLELLKEISKDYGQRFIAYLKYRADMAVSEHRRPQLGAMSWQFGPEKINLRLSSVGDYQGRESLVVRFIYKLTSDSYHLLFPQQWQELKDLLHRRGLILFAGPMGSGKTTTMYQLARELADKQVVMTIEDPVEIEEPRFVQLQVNTLAGMDYQQLLRLGLRHRPNVFIVGEIRDPQTAQMTVQAALSGHLVLGTVHAKNVYGVIARLEQLGVAPYYLDQVLTGICYQRLLLQLNKSPAVLFDLLGGKKLQDELETRSGRGMTDEWQNYLNQAVAEGQIETRVATAVQDG, encoded by the coding sequence ATGGAAAATTTTGAAAAGGAATTAGCCGTTGTAATCAATCGTCGGGTTGCCGACCTCTACATTCTGCCGTACAAACGCTATTACCGCCTGCTGGTGGCTGACCGGGGTCAATTAGAGCTCTTAAAGGAAATCTCCAAGGACTACGGGCAGCGTTTCATTGCCTACCTCAAGTACCGGGCCGACATGGCGGTCAGCGAGCACCGTCGTCCGCAGTTGGGAGCGATGAGCTGGCAGTTCGGTCCCGAGAAGATCAACCTGCGTCTGTCGAGTGTCGGTGACTACCAGGGGCGGGAGTCGCTCGTGGTCCGCTTCATCTATAAGCTGACCTCGGATAGTTATCACCTGCTCTTTCCACAGCAGTGGCAGGAGCTAAAGGATCTCTTGCACCGGCGCGGTCTGATTCTCTTTGCGGGGCCGATGGGGTCGGGGAAGACCACCACCATGTATCAGCTGGCCCGGGAGCTGGCCGATAAGCAGGTGGTGATGACCATCGAGGACCCGGTCGAAATTGAGGAGCCGCGATTTGTCCAGCTGCAGGTCAACACCCTGGCCGGGATGGACTACCAGCAGCTCTTGCGGCTCGGCCTGCGCCACCGCCCCAACGTCTTCATCGTCGGGGAGATTCGCGACCCGCAGACGGCCCAGATGACCGTTCAGGCGGCACTCTCTGGCCACCTCGTCTTGGGAACCGTTCACGCCAAAAACGTTTACGGGGTGATCGCTAGGTTAGAGCAGCTGGGGGTAGCACCCTACTACCTGGACCAGGTGCTGACGGGGATCTGTTACCAGCGCCTCTTGCTCCAGCTGAACAAGTCCCCGGCGGTCTTGTTCGACCTCTTAGGGGGAAAGAAGCTGCAAGACGAACTGGAAACACGAAGCGGGAGGGGAATGACGGATGAATGGCAGAATTACCTTAACCAAGCGGTTGCCGAAGGGCAAATCGAAACGCGGGTGGCGACGGCGGTCCAGGACGGCTAA
- a CDS encoding type II secretion system F family protein produces the protein MNGRITLTKRLPKGKSKRGWRRRSRTAKFSLTQQAQWFLLVHDLLAVGFSLRHAIQFTATMKPRLSPILNRVDKELAAGESFSTGLRPFINADLYYQLLLAERHGNLGTTLGEIGTLLTATEEQRRKLRGLLRYPLLLLGLLALVVAGLAAFVYPELATWQVGQEESGLKTIGIELALYLAVAILVASGFQLWHWHHLTPRQRLIARCHWPVVGPCYKLYYRYYLTSNLAVMLCHGLSLKEIIAVTRRFDSSSLLYQFSQVAGTTLARGDRLESVVRDYPFIPSELAIFINKGATMATLGDELAAFARVQFKRLTRQIEGLLVWVQPLAFGLIALVIVALYLSILLPIYHSMQGVV, from the coding sequence ATGAATGGCAGAATTACCTTAACCAAGCGGTTGCCGAAGGGCAAATCGAAACGCGGGTGGCGACGGCGGTCCAGGACGGCTAAGTTCTCGCTGACCCAACAGGCCCAGTGGTTTCTCCTGGTCCACGACCTGCTGGCGGTTGGCTTTTCGCTGCGCCACGCGATTCAGTTTACCGCGACCATGAAGCCCCGCCTCTCCCCGATCCTCAATCGGGTTGACAAGGAACTGGCGGCCGGGGAGAGCTTTTCCACCGGCTTGCGCCCCTTTATCAACGCCGACCTCTACTACCAGCTTTTACTGGCCGAACGCCACGGCAATTTGGGGACGACCCTAGGGGAGATCGGCACGCTTTTGACGGCCACGGAGGAACAGCGTCGCAAGCTGCGCGGCCTGCTGCGCTATCCCTTGCTCCTGCTTGGCCTCCTGGCGCTGGTGGTGGCCGGATTAGCAGCCTTTGTCTATCCGGAGCTAGCCACCTGGCAGGTCGGCCAGGAAGAGAGCGGGCTGAAGACGATTGGCATCGAACTGGCACTGTATCTGGCGGTGGCTATCCTGGTGGCGAGCGGCTTTCAGCTCTGGCACTGGCACCACCTGACGCCGCGTCAGCGCTTGATTGCCCGTTGTCACTGGCCGGTCGTCGGGCCCTGCTACAAGCTGTACTACCGCTACTATCTGACGTCAAACCTGGCGGTGATGCTCTGCCATGGCCTTTCGCTAAAGGAGATCATTGCCGTCACTAGGCGGTTCGATTCAAGTTCGCTGCTCTACCAGTTCAGTCAGGTTGCCGGGACGACATTGGCCCGCGGGGACCGACTGGAAAGCGTCGTTCGGGACTACCCCTTTATTCCCAGCGAGCTGGCGATCTTTATCAACAAGGGCGCCACCATGGCCACCCTCGGGGATGAGCTGGCCGCCTTTGCCAGGGTTCAGTTCAAACGGCTAACACGGCAGATCGAAGGACTCCTGGTCTGGGTCCAGCCACTGGCGTTTGGCCTGATCGCCCTGGTGATCGTGGCCCTGTACCTCAGTATATTATTGCCAATCTATCACTCGATGCAGGGGGTCGTATAA